In Kwoniella pini CBS 10737 chromosome 5, complete sequence, the following are encoded in one genomic region:
- a CDS encoding S-adenosylmethionine decarboxylase proenzyme — MTLPLETSQEVLTSPGPFEGPEKLLEIWFAPSFDQLPNSQHFIKKTSFEFRNSIEIENNNNNNDDDDDESMNRNKNRNNVELKGLRKIPKYIWEEMLDIVKCKVLSVVEGNELDAYLLSESSLFVAPHLVILKTCGTTLNLLGLYRIIEIAKEWCGFTNVWRCFYSRKSFFFPERQQGPHKDWTDEVKFLDTVFGTAGAAYTVGPMNRDHWLLYLTSPNTVPNLPNSTLPSPASSLILPSPSQELSNNAIASSSSYSSQSIIPTKYQDTTLEILMTHLSPNARSKFYNDNIINGGGGETGTVKSGLELGYEISNELGINKLFSKEETILDSFGFDPCGYSANAVIGSGLPESDNSGRGGGYFTIHVTPEEGWSYASFECNVPLPTCSDDNNNLIKRPELKELIKKVVNIFEPSRLSITLFVSTNQSNKNDNNNNIELEQQQEEEEEEEEKETEIEQKAWQSFGTDLLGKSFIRKDRIGYEFDGYDLVFACFEKRGWKEPFSEISIGQRNGDV, encoded by the exons atgaCATTACCTCTTGAAACTTCACAAGAAGTTTTAACTTCACCTGGACCTTTTGAAGGACCtgaaaaattattagaaatttGGTTCGcaccttcttttgatcaattaccAAATAGTCAAcattttattaaaaaaacatcatttgaatttagaaattctattgaaattgaaaataataataataataatgatgatgatgatgatgaatcaatgaatagaaataaaaatagaaataatgttgaattaAAAGGATTAAGAAAAATACCTAAATATATTTGGGAAGAAATGTTAGATATTGTAAAATGTAAAGTATTAAGTGTTGTTGAAGgtaatgaattagatgcTTATTTATTATC CGAATCATCACTTTTCGTTGCTCCTCATTTAGTTATACTTAAAACTTGTGGAACTACATTAAATTTACTTGGATTATATcgtataattgaaattgcaAAAGAATGGTGTGGATTTACAAATGTTTGGAGATGTTTTTATAGTAgaaaatcttttttctttccagAAAGACAACAAGGTCCACATAAAGATTGGACTGATGAAGTTAAATTTTTAGATACTGTTTTTG GCACAGCAGGAGCAGCTTATACAGTTGGACCAATGAATAGAGATCATTGGTTATTATATCTTACTTCACCAAATACTGTacctaatttacctaattcaactttaccttcacctgcatcttctttaattttacCATCACCATCTcaagaattatcaaataatgctatagcttcttcttcttcttattcttCACAATCGATAATACCTACAAAATATCAAGATACAACATTAGAAATACTTATGACTCATTTATCACCTAATGcaagatcaaaattttataatgataatataattaatggaggaggaggagagACTGGAACAGTTAAATCAGGATTAGAATTAGGatatgaaatttcaaatgaattaggaattaataaattattttcaaaagaagaaactaTTTTAGATtcatttggatttgatccTTGTGGATATAGTGCAAATGCTGTAATAGGAAGTGGATTACCTGAATCTGATAATTCAGGTAGAGGAGGAGGATATTTTACAATTCATGTTacacctgaagaaggatggTCATATGCTTCTTTTGAATGTAATGTACCTTTACCAACTTGttctgatgataataataatttaataaaaagacctgaattaaaagaattaattaaaaaagttgttaatatttttgaaccttcaagattatcaattactTTATTTGTTTCAactaatcaatcaaataaaaatgataataataataatattgaattagaacaacaacaagaagaagaagaagaagaagaggaaaaagaaacggaaattgaacaaaaagCATGGCAATCTTTTGGTACAGATTTATTAggaaaatcatttattagAAAAGATAGAATTGgatatgaatttgatggatATGATTTAGTTTTTGCTTGTTTTGAAAAAAGAGGTTGGAAAGAACCTTTTAGTGAAATTAGTATAGGTCAACGTAATGGTGATGTGTGA